A window of Fusarium falciforme chromosome 1, complete sequence genomic DNA:
GAACTCAATGGGGAATTTGGAACAATAGATTTATTCCCTGATAATGGATGAGAGAACTCTCTTACCTCACCTAAGTTTTATGTATAGCGGTTTAGCTAATAGACGGCGCCCTGCCTGTTGTTCGATTCTACTGTACACATACACTCCTCAGGGGCTTAAGCACTTCCGGGAACTGTGAGTACCACCCACGGCCCATGTTCACCGCATCAGCACCGCTTGACAATAAACTCCTGGGTTAGACCCTGGGCGCGGTAGTCAGCCTGTTACTCTTCGCCAACACTTCCGGATGAGGACATCGCAGCCAGAAACACGGCCGAATGGCTTACAGCCCATGTACAGCACCATCTGTACTGGCCCGGACACGGAAAGCTTCCCCGTGCATTAGACCACGGCGTATTTTCGATGACTTGGTAAGCAGTGATAAACAGGGTCGACAATATAGTTGCATCTCGGTGAGGCAAACGTTACTTCAGGGCTGCAGTCGAAAATCCTCCCCTCTTGTTAAGGGTTTGGGAACATGGATTTTCCCTGACTATTTGCCACTGGGATATCTAAAATTCAAGGTGTAATTACGGTTGtttaagaagaagaagcaatgAGAGGCGCAGGGAGCCCCAGAAAACCTGCTGACATGCAGTTGGAGATGTTATAAGAGCCAGGGGGTTGTCAAAATACACGAGACTCGCTTACCCGCACCGCGATATCCCTAATCCTCATTTTCACCACCTTTTTAAAGGCCAATTCAATTAAAATCCATATTATCATAAAGCTATCACTTTAGGCTACTAGGAAGCTTTCTTTACTTACATCAATGTAATTCTGAAGATAATGTGGCATCAAATAACATAGATCGCTAGTCTCGTGTTTTGTGACACCCACAGGAAGAGTCAatcacctcctcctcaaggccgcTCGAAGGTCTGGCAGTAGCCAATTTTTTTTCTGACCGGTCTGCCGGCCTCAACAGGCTCATTGCTTGTTCCTCAACATTGGTTGACGACCGTCCACGACCTTTGACCCATGGTGGGTTGACTCACCCCAGCCTGCCCTGACCTTGCTACCTTAGCTCGAACTTTCGAAGATTTGTGATGAGCTTGTGTCGACGAGCCCTTTGCCGCGACTGAGGATCCAACAGATTTTGTCCGTGAGGGTTGACGGGGTAGCGCCGTGCACATTTTGCGACACCTCAACTCAAACAATGTGCGTTATTGTGTTACAAAAGAAAAACTTACACTTCCAGTGTTTCCCTCGCGGTTTGCCATATGATGCCTTGAGTACTACGGATAGTATGTACCTGCATTTGCCTTCTCACCCTTGCCCCCTTGTCCTGGTCATGTTACTGCAGCGTGGAGCTTGCAGCTTCCATCCGCGCGGCTCGATCTAAGATATTGAGATCTGAGCGGTGTGGTAGCCTGTTTCGGTGGCTTGGGACAGCGAAGAAGATCATTCGCCTGGTAGAACATACAGGGATCATTGGTCACAAAAATCAGACAGAAATTCTCGTCGTTGATAGCTATATTAAACCCCCGCCCATCATTGTTCAATTCCGTTCAGGCCCAGATTATAAACGAGGCTCAAACTGTTCATTTGAGCTAGAATTTAAGGTATGATCTTCATTCCTTTGGGAGGCGAGAAAGAGACTTATCATTATATGCACATATGCTCTTATGATGGTTAATACTCTTATTGCCTGCTGGAACCAGTGCTGGATTGAGCTAAGCGCGTCTGATAATTAGGCATTTAAACCGAAAACTCCAAACCGGGCTCAATGCAGGAGTTCCCGGCAAATCAGACTACCTCACGGCTGGTAGGCTTCAAACTCACAAACGAATAAAAATTGAGGCCCGCTAACCGCCTGATATGCCTTTCTGCCAAGCTTATCTGCCCGCCCATTTACCGCATGGGTGACGAGGACTGGGCCGCGCACAACTGCGCCTCCTGCTTTGGACGTCGAGGTACCTTTAAATGGGTTACCCCGAAAGAAGGTGGTCTGGATCTGGATTTGCGTAAGTCAGATCAAACGAGGCAAGACATCCAAGAAATCACATCCGATATCTGCCTCTCGGCCGCCTACAGATACAAAGCAAGCTGACTAAACCCAAGTGCTACTGCGGCCACGGGGGAATGAAGGTCAGCGTGGACCCTTGCCCACGCTGCGGTGTTCCTCGGTGTCCGAACTGTGATACGCAACGTTTCAATACTCGCTCTGGAAACTAACTACCTGGGGGTTCAGAGCAGTTTGTTCACCAAAGCAACTCTCTCCAGCTGCTGTTAACGCTGTGTTAGGGCAAGGCTGGTTTTGCAGACCACATTGGTAGCTATTGCAGCTAGGGCTATCTTAGCTCTAACAGCGCAGAAGCCATCATGGCGTGAACAAAACTGCTGACGAGCCCGGCGACGTGCCCGGAGTGGGCCCCACAAGCACGGGATATCTAGGCGGCCTCGGACCCGAAGCTGCCCGGAGGAACAATGGACAACCCTCGTCCGCAGGCTCCGACCAAACCTCTACAGCCTCGGCCAGCTGCCCAGAGGACCCCAGGACTTCGGCTCTTACGAGAGCCGGCCTCACGGCCTTCGCAAGCCTATCCGACCGACCTCTGCAAGCCACGGCAACCAGCAGacttctcttctcctctcctttGAAGGCTCTTGGCCTATTATCTAAGACACGGGCTCGACACTCCTTTCGCGGCGCCTTGACCGTGATAGCTTCCCCTGACAAAGGTTTCCCGGCACCTACACAAAAACCGCTTGATTGAACGACTGCAACGATAACGCGCCCATGATGCTACGATGATGATTACTGGGATAGAATGGCATGGGCTACTAAGACGAGATATACTAGATGGTTATAGGCATTGGGCATGATGACTTGATTATGTTGATGactatattttttttttttttttgctgtcgtggctgatggcttcttttcaTCTATACTAAATTGCAAATAATAACTGTCTTTCTGTTGCTGGGCTGCCTTGATCTGCCCTTTCGGAGCTCGGTGACCACTGTTGCCCCCACGATTCCGAGCATCAAATCGCTAATACAGTTTGTGACACTAGATAAGTCGGAGAAACAGACGAAACGATGAAGATAGGGCATCCTAGGAAGCAGGGAAATGGGAAAGACAATCTAAATAGATGGAATGTAAAATGTTGCAGTAAAAACTCCCCGTACATCCCGCTCCTGTAATTGAGAAAGGCCAAGAACAAAGTGAGTGACTCAATCAAGAGTGCGATAATCTCAGACAAGCCAAACTAGAAGGAAATAGTAAAGCGTCATGAACTATATGGAGAGACACCCAGCACTCTCAAGGCATTCTCGAATACCTGTCTCGCATTCTCATACAAGGCCATCCTCGCCTTGTTCGTTTCATCCTTCTCCGCCCAATCctgctcatcgtcgtcgtcgagcgTCATCATGACTTGATCGACAAGCCGGAGCAGGTAGATAATGATGTGAGACGGCTCAAGATTCTTGAAAGACGCCTGCGCTGTGTCAGGATACTGTGCCATGATGCGTAGCAACTCAGCATAGTCCTCCGCCTCTAGGGCAGCGTAGTCCAGTGTTCCGTAGTCAGCCTCGGACGGCGCTTCACTCAACTTTGAGGTCAACCTGGCATAACAATTCTGGATCGCCGCGCCGGATTCGCTAACCAGCGATGCCATCTTCTTAGAGTCCGCAGTGTACGGCGTCGTTCGCTTGTGGGTGAAATCCTGGATGAAAAGACCAGAGAGTCCAAGAAGATCCACCGACTTGTCAGTCTTGTCCACAAAAAGGGGCTCCTCCGTCGGTTCGTCGATGCTGGTTTGCATTACATTGCGACAGCCATCCAGGTAGTCGCTCAGCAACTTGGCATCCTTGAGCTGATCCGGTAGCCCATTGATCTTGGCAACTCCCACGTGATGGATGCGCTCGGCGAGATCTTGTCTTCCCATCAGCTCCAGACACTTTGCGACCCTATGGAAGTGCATCTCCTGCTCCATGGCGACGACGTAGATCATCTTGTCGAATTTGTGTGCCTTGTACCTGTCAAGAACTGCAGCAAGGTCGCGCAATAGGTATGAAGTTGTCCCATTTCGAAAACGCACCACGGCCGTTGAAAGTCCCTTCGCGTCATGCTTGGTAAAGTCGATCATCCAGGACCCGTCGTGTTCTTCGTATacccccttctccttcaGAGCTTGTTCAACTTCGGCAACTGATTCCGCGCTGACCTGGGACTCTCCTGAGTACTCATCAAATGTGACACCGAGTCGCGCATAGGAATCCGTGTAGTCCTTCACTGTTGCGTCGCGGAACTGTTGCCAGAGTGCAATGGCCTCGGGGTCCCtgtcctccatcttcttgaagaagacgTCCCTCTCGGCATGTAGACCCTGTGACTCGATCTCGCTAGCATCCTTCCCCTCGGCCTTCGCTGCTTTGAGTTGTTCATGCTCCGGCTTGAAaagctccttgatcttgtggTTGACTTCGAGCAAGTGACGGAGTGGTTGCTTCGCAAACTCTTCTTTAGAGCCAAACCTCTGCCATCCCGCCGCAAGGAGTCCAATCTGCTTGCCCCAGTCCCCCAGGTAGTTCATCTTGACGACGTCCCACCCCATACTAGTGTGGATGTTGGCCACGTATGAACCGACCAATGTGCTGCGCAGGTGGGACACCAGGAACTCGCTCTCCATATTGGGCGACGAGAACTCGACGAtgaccttcttcttcggCCCATCAGGCGCAGCTGCATCGGCAAGGCCGAGAGATGAGTCATATCCATATGAGGCGCACCTGTCATGGATGTAAGGTAGGAGAAGGCGGGACAATGTGTTGGGCGATGAGAAGACGCGCAGATGGATACCGTCCTTGATGGGGCATGCGAAAGGCGGCGACCTGGGTAACTATTCGTGGAATAATGTCAGTCATGATGATATCTTGGGGTGTGAATGTCAAGATCGTACTCTGTGGGCGAGATCTAGAACTAGGTCCTTGGGCTTGACGTCCTTGAGTCTAAGCCTCGGGGACACGATCACGAGGTCCCCTTGCCCGGTAACATTGGACGGCTGGATGGCTTCATAGGCGACCAATCTATCGCAGTCGACCAGCCTCTGCAGCATATCGGCGAGGTAAACTCGGAAGATGTCCTGGGGGTTGTGCACAATGTCGGCGCCAGGGAACTCGGGCACGGGAGTATGCAGCCCTGCCTTGCCAAGTAGGTCCTCTATGCCGCTGACGGAGCAGGTGGTCGTCGCCATAGCCATGATGATTCTGGATGGTGGTTTACGGCTGAAGAAGGGAGGGTGAGTCGGCGCGCAGGTTTGATTGCCTCGTTACGGTCAAGCCGGCTGAGCCAGAAGTCGAGGGCATATGAATCGGAGCAGAGGAAGGCCGGCGCAGGTTCGGGCACCAATTCTCGGGTCATTCTTCAACCTCATGCTGGTGGTAGGCTCGTTGATTTGCTGGGCCAGACTTATATACATACCTTTCGTTGGTTGCCATGCGTGGTGCGTTGTCCAGCCGCACGATTGGTGCCGGTAAAGAGTAGGCTTTGACAGGGCTGCCACGGCGATTGGTTCACGATTTTCCCGGTGAAGAAATACTCCCTCATTATCATGCTCCTCACCCTTCATGCAGCCCTTTGGCATCCTCTTGTGTCATCCCgcctcgaggttgacaaCGTGTCACATCTCGAACATGACCATCTCCAAGCACATGTTTTGGAGTTTCGGGTGCAGTTGCCTGACGATAAAAGACAACGGCCCAAGGATTTGGAATACTTACACCCCTTCCCCTCATTTTGATGCCCGAAGCCCTGCCAGGCCCAATAGAGGCTCAACGGTCCTTGGCAATGCGGTCGCCTTGTCCTGCGGGTGGTCACGGGTGAAGCTGGCCATCTGATATGAATCCATTGTCATTAACAATCAAGTTTGGGTATCACATAGACTAACAATGCACTATTCAGTTTACCTACTCTAAACGCAGCCATGGATCCCATGCCTTTCCCCCAGGGTATAATTTCAGTTCACCAAGATACTCGTAAACTCCAGCAATAAACAAGACAGAAAACTCAAACAACAGAAAGCCTTACTGAATTCAAGTGGATCATCAGAGATGGCCCCATCAGGCTCGGAATATTCCCGATAGAAATGCAACCAGGCGCGAAAACCACAGCCTTACTTGCTGCCAGAACAGGTATACAGCTATGACAGCACCCATCAAAACGCAAAacatcaccatggccacGTACGAAGGCCAGGACCCCGGTTCATCATTGCCTGGCTTGGCAGAGTAGAGTTGGGCCACCGTGTTCAGTATCGTAAAACCCTGTGATGCTTAGCCTGTGGTTTCTTTTACCCGGTGAAGACGCCCCAACTTACAAATGCTGCAATGGCAACTCGGTAAACCCGCCCTGTTATGATCTGTTGCTCGCCTTCATTATCGGTTTGTCTCTGCACCAGGTGTCAGTTTGTATTCCTCAAAGGTCTCGAGTGGCTCACCTGTCGCCTCACTTCCTTGCAAGCAAGTGCCAGCTGCCTGAGCTCACCCACAATGTCACGGAGCTGGTTGCGGTACTGTTTAATTGCAAGTAGCGACCGCAAGGCATTCGCATCGTTCTGCAGGCTTTGCCATAGGACGCCTCGAGGCAGCCCATCTTGGCCGAAAATGACGTCCTCTGCCAAAAAGTGGTCCAGCTTTGTAACCAGGTTGGAGGTGGAATGGGTCACATGGCTGAGAGTTTTGGGGAACTTTTCTA
This region includes:
- a CDS encoding Arginine--tRNA ligase produces the protein MAMATTTCSVSGIEDLLGKAGLHTPVPEFPGADIVHNPQDIFRVYLADMLQRLVDCDRLVAYEAIQPSNVTGQGDLVIVSPRLRLKDVKPKDLVLDLAHRLPRSPPFACPIKDGIHLRVFSSPNTLSRLLLPYIHDRCASYGYDSSLGLADAAAPDGPKKKVIVEFSSPNMESEFLVSHLRSTLVGSYVANIHTSMGWDVVKMNYLGDWGKQIGLLAAGWQRFGSKEEFAKQPLRHLLEVNHKIKELFKPEHEQLKAAKAEGKDASEIESQGLHAERDVFFKKMEDRDPEAIALWQQFRDATVKDYTDSYARLGVTFDEYSGESQVSAESVAEVEQALKEKGVYEEHDGSWMIDFTKHDAKGLSTAVVRFRNGTTSYLLRDLAAVLDRYKAHKFDKMIYVVAMEQEMHFHRVAKCLELMGRQDLAERIHHVGVAKINGLPDQLKDAKLLSDYLDGCRNVMQTSIDEPTEEPLFVDKTDKSVDLLGLSGLFIQDFTHKRTTPYTADSKKMASLVSESGAAIQNCYARLTSKLSEAPSEADYGTLDYAALEAEDYAELLRIMAQYPDTAQASFKNLEPSHIIIYLLRLVDQVMMTLDDDDEQDWAEKDETNKARMALYENARQVFENALRVLGVSPYSS